One stretch of Rosistilla oblonga DNA includes these proteins:
- a CDS encoding STAS/SEC14 domain-containing protein → MSFVITEHAEGQVVEIQLTGKLSKEAYEKFVPMTEAKIAEYGKVRMLVIMHDFHGWEAGALWEDIKFDFKHFNHIERLAIVGESKWEKGMTVFCRPFTTAKIKYFDHDEIGAAREWIHESND, encoded by the coding sequence ATGTCATTTGTTATTACCGAGCACGCCGAGGGACAGGTGGTCGAGATCCAGTTGACCGGCAAGTTGTCCAAGGAGGCGTACGAGAAATTTGTGCCGATGACCGAAGCGAAGATCGCCGAATACGGGAAGGTGCGGATGCTGGTGATCATGCACGATTTCCACGGCTGGGAAGCGGGAGCGTTGTGGGAGGACATCAAGTTCGATTTCAAGCACTTCAACCACATCGAACGGCTCGCCATCGTAGGCGAATCGAAGTGGGAAAAGGGGATGACCGTCTTCTGTCGCCCCTTCACCACCGCCAAGATCAAATACTTCGATCACGACGAGATCGGTGCGGCCCGCGAGTGGATCCACGAATCGAACGACTGA
- a CDS encoding HEAT repeat domain-containing protein, with product MNPSEIKSMIGRLASPDGVVRERARQALVDSKGEEVMVALIASLDDRRHQVRWEAAKALSEIGDSAASSPLVHAMDDSDSDVAWVAAEGVAGMGEDGLSAVLGGLIRSSRSGEFHRVAHHALKEFSRRGIRRDVVKFVMNALEGAEPKLSGPVATYKAMRQMDVPRLAP from the coding sequence ATGAATCCATCGGAAATCAAGTCGATGATCGGGCGGCTCGCTTCCCCCGACGGTGTCGTTCGCGAGAGGGCACGGCAGGCATTGGTCGATTCCAAGGGTGAGGAGGTGATGGTCGCATTGATCGCGAGTTTGGACGACCGACGTCACCAGGTCCGTTGGGAAGCGGCCAAGGCATTGTCGGAGATCGGTGATTCGGCTGCGTCGTCGCCGCTGGTCCATGCGATGGACGACAGCGACAGCGATGTCGCTTGGGTAGCAGCCGAAGGCGTTGCCGGAATGGGAGAAGATGGTTTATCGGCGGTGCTCGGGGGACTGATTCGTTCGAGCCGTTCGGGAGAGTTTCACCGCGTTGCTCACCATGCGCTGAAAGAGTTCTCGCGGCGCGGGATCCGACGGGACGTTGTCAAATTTGTGATGAATGCGTTGGAAGGGGCTGAGCCGAAGCTGTCGGGACCGGTAGCAACCTACAAGGCGATGCGCCAAATGGATGTTCCCCGACTCGCTCCATAG
- a CDS encoding CHASE3 domain-containing protein, producing MSRTKRNYWLTLAIIASFIAVAVFGIVTFRNTFAVREVEQRIAKSHAVREATHQLLSSVKDMQTGQRGYLLTGNPIYLEPYRIGVEQIQAGFARLRDLTADNPIQLKHLDEMQQLVEEKHEYLAHTIQLRSEAPNESIGDQVIEIVKSGEGEGTMEKLRDVAKQILTHEGELLQQREAASEHDAEVSRTAIMAGHAIALGLIVIAGFVAHVDRKKRDSAETRLDAKQSELAAVINSANDGIIAFNRDLGIRLTNPAAAAMWGIDSATSVGQSLLNFVPHQRREAFRHRVQDFLESSEASMPFTDGVGLRSNGEEFPCQGEITKTRSGEEDFLTLILADVSQSRDLNAKLRQHTLILDQVRDAVLVCDKDDQILSWNEGAHRLYGLSKSEALGKNAAQLLFPDDRPLWDAGRDATLAAGDYSAEFTQRTADGRQRIVEQRRSLLRNEQGEPTAQLILSIDVSDRKREEAKERRSQRLESIGTLAGGVAHDLNNVLTPILMSGKLLKQGSPNASRLHDTIVTSAQRGAQMIQKLLAFAGGDQSQSEEVDLREILSELEEILSHTLQKTIDLQISIPDKLDLIHADSTELSQVLMNLAINARDAMPGGGRLDIQVENFYVDPSRASHSDNLNAGPHVLLTVADSGEGIPNEVIERIFDPFFTTKAQGKGTGLGLATTLGIVRSFGGDVTVYSEPLAGTIFSVYLPSSKLTQPKVPAARVENHQPPRGNGELILIVDDESLIVETSCETLQSNRYRTVAARSGAEAVAVFQSRGDEIDCVLLDMMMPGMDGLDTKDALRELNPNVRVIASSGLRRPGSSGGRLVDVDGFLPKPYTDEQLLNMLRNVLDA from the coding sequence ATGTCTCGAACAAAACGCAACTATTGGCTCACCCTGGCGATCATCGCCTCCTTCATCGCCGTTGCTGTCTTTGGCATCGTGACCTTTCGCAACACCTTTGCCGTTCGCGAAGTCGAGCAACGGATCGCCAAATCGCATGCCGTTCGCGAAGCGACGCACCAACTGCTCTCGTCGGTCAAAGACATGCAAACCGGGCAACGGGGATATCTGTTGACCGGCAATCCGATCTATCTGGAGCCCTATCGGATCGGCGTCGAACAGATCCAAGCCGGTTTCGCCCGACTGCGAGATCTGACGGCCGACAATCCGATCCAGCTGAAGCATCTCGATGAGATGCAACAATTGGTCGAAGAAAAGCACGAATACCTCGCCCATACGATCCAGTTGCGCAGCGAAGCCCCCAACGAATCGATCGGCGATCAGGTCATCGAGATCGTGAAGTCGGGCGAAGGGGAAGGGACGATGGAGAAGTTGCGAGATGTCGCCAAACAAATCCTGACCCATGAAGGGGAGTTGTTGCAGCAACGCGAAGCGGCCTCCGAACACGATGCGGAGGTGTCGCGAACGGCGATCATGGCTGGGCATGCGATCGCGTTGGGATTGATCGTGATCGCCGGCTTTGTCGCGCACGTCGATCGCAAGAAACGGGACAGCGCCGAAACGCGGCTCGATGCAAAACAGTCCGAACTCGCCGCCGTCATCAATTCGGCCAACGATGGGATCATCGCGTTCAACCGCGACTTGGGGATCCGTTTGACCAATCCTGCCGCGGCGGCGATGTGGGGCATCGATAGCGCGACGTCGGTCGGACAATCGCTGTTGAATTTTGTTCCTCACCAGCGCAGAGAAGCCTTCCGCCATCGGGTGCAGGACTTCCTCGAATCGTCGGAAGCGTCGATGCCGTTCACCGACGGCGTCGGGCTGCGCAGCAATGGCGAGGAGTTTCCCTGCCAGGGAGAGATCACTAAGACGCGGTCGGGCGAGGAGGATTTCCTAACGCTGATCCTGGCCGACGTCAGCCAATCGCGCGACCTGAACGCCAAGCTGCGACAGCATACGCTGATCTTAGATCAGGTTCGCGACGCGGTTTTGGTCTGTGATAAAGACGATCAGATCCTGTCGTGGAACGAAGGTGCTCATCGATTGTACGGATTGTCCAAATCCGAAGCGCTTGGCAAGAACGCGGCACAGCTATTGTTCCCCGACGATCGCCCGCTGTGGGATGCGGGCCGCGATGCCACGCTGGCCGCGGGGGACTACTCAGCCGAATTTACGCAGCGGACAGCCGATGGCCGCCAACGGATTGTCGAACAACGGCGATCGCTACTGCGGAACGAACAGGGAGAACCGACGGCTCAGCTGATTTTGAGTATCGATGTCTCCGACCGTAAACGGGAAGAGGCGAAAGAGCGTCGCAGTCAGCGGCTCGAAAGTATCGGTACGTTGGCCGGCGGTGTCGCGCACGATCTGAACAACGTCCTGACCCCGATCTTGATGAGTGGCAAGCTGCTGAAACAGGGCAGTCCCAACGCAAGCCGTTTGCACGACACGATCGTCACCAGTGCCCAGCGTGGAGCGCAGATGATTCAAAAGCTGCTGGCGTTTGCTGGCGGCGATCAATCGCAAAGCGAGGAGGTCGACCTGCGCGAGATCCTTAGCGAGCTGGAAGAGATCCTCAGCCACACGCTGCAGAAGACGATCGACCTGCAGATCAGCATCCCCGACAAGCTCGATTTGATCCACGCCGACAGCACCGAACTGTCGCAGGTGCTGATGAACCTGGCGATCAACGCCCGCGATGCGATGCCCGGCGGCGGCCGGTTGGACATCCAAGTCGAAAACTTTTATGTCGACCCTTCGCGTGCCTCACACAGCGATAACCTCAACGCGGGTCCACATGTGCTGCTGACGGTTGCCGACAGCGGAGAAGGGATTCCCAATGAGGTGATCGAACGGATCTTCGACCCTTTCTTCACGACAAAAGCTCAGGGCAAAGGAACGGGGCTGGGGCTGGCGACGACGCTCGGAATCGTGCGATCCTTCGGCGGGGATGTCACCGTCTACAGCGAACCGCTGGCCGGGACGATCTTTTCCGTCTATCTTCCCTCGTCGAAACTAACGCAGCCGAAGGTTCCCGCCGCGAGGGTCGAAAACCACCAGCCGCCTCGAGGCAATGGCGAATTGATCCTGATCGTCGACGATGAATCGCTGATCGTGGAAACCTCGTGCGAGACGCTGCAATCGAATCGCTACCGCACGGTCGCAGCTCGCAGCGGCGCCGAAGCTGTCGCCGTTTTCCAGAGCCGCGGCGATGAGATCGATTGCGTGTTACTTGATATGATGATGCCAGGGATGGATGGGTTGGACACCAAAGACGCTCTCCGCGAGCTCAACCCGAACGTGCGAGTGATCGCCAGCAGCGGCTTGCGACGGCCAGGCAGCAGCGGTGGCCGGCTGGTCGACGTCGACGGCTTCCTTCCCAAACCTTATACCGACGAACAACTTTTAAACATGCTCCGAAACGTTCTGGACGCGTAG